In Deinococcus maricopensis DSM 21211, one genomic interval encodes:
- the radA gene encoding DNA repair protein RadA — protein MAKSTTKYVCTSCGYQSAKPLGRCPNCQAWNSFEEVLPAIASRGGGLGGAYGGISGGKLTPLSTVGRREEPRLPSGIPELDRVLGGGLVAGGVTLIGGEPGIGKSTLLLQVADLMSQQGRPVLYVAGEESLEQIRLRADRLGVTGDIQMTRDTRAEHIAALMGEHTPALTIVDSIQTVQVEGDGAPGGVAQVREATSTITRAAKESGSATVLVGHVTKEGTVAGPKVMEHIVDTTVFLETVGSFRLLRSVKNRFGQAGELGVFEMRETGLVAVENPSLAFLAERPLGVPGSVVAATMDGHRPLLLEVQALAAKTPYPNPRRVVVGLDARRVDVVLAVLERRLDLNLGGLDVYVNLAGGLKVPDPGLDLAVALAVYSAVVGKALPEHAAVFGEVGLAGEVRTVQGALRRAEEARRAGYRQLIVPPGLDGVSGSASVEAALGTLWQTSRGTVR, from the coding sequence ACGTCCTGCGGGTATCAGTCCGCGAAACCGCTGGGGCGCTGCCCGAACTGCCAGGCGTGGAACTCCTTCGAGGAGGTCCTGCCGGCCATCGCGTCACGCGGCGGGGGCCTGGGCGGCGCGTACGGCGGCATCAGCGGCGGAAAGCTCACGCCGCTCTCCACCGTCGGGCGGCGTGAAGAGCCGCGCCTCCCGAGCGGCATCCCGGAACTCGACCGGGTGCTCGGCGGCGGGCTCGTGGCGGGCGGCGTCACCCTGATTGGTGGCGAGCCCGGCATCGGGAAGAGCACGCTGCTGCTGCAGGTCGCGGACCTGATGAGCCAGCAGGGCCGCCCCGTGCTGTACGTCGCCGGGGAGGAATCCCTGGAGCAGATTCGCCTGCGCGCCGACCGGCTCGGCGTGACCGGCGACATTCAGATGACGCGCGACACCCGCGCGGAGCACATCGCCGCGCTAATGGGCGAGCACACGCCCGCGCTGACCATCGTGGACAGCATCCAGACGGTGCAGGTCGAGGGGGACGGCGCGCCCGGCGGCGTCGCGCAGGTGCGCGAGGCGACGAGCACCATCACCCGCGCCGCGAAGGAAAGCGGCAGCGCCACGGTCCTCGTCGGGCACGTCACGAAAGAAGGCACCGTCGCCGGACCGAAAGTCATGGAGCACATCGTGGACACCACCGTGTTCCTGGAAACCGTCGGGTCGTTCCGGCTGCTGCGCAGCGTGAAGAACCGGTTCGGCCAGGCCGGGGAGCTCGGCGTGTTCGAGATGCGCGAAACGGGCCTCGTCGCCGTGGAGAACCCCAGCCTCGCGTTCCTCGCGGAGCGGCCGCTCGGCGTGCCCGGCTCGGTCGTGGCTGCCACCATGGACGGGCACCGCCCGCTGCTGCTGGAAGTGCAGGCGCTCGCCGCGAAAACGCCGTACCCGAACCCGCGCCGCGTCGTGGTCGGCCTGGACGCCCGCCGTGTGGACGTGGTGCTTGCGGTGCTGGAGCGCCGCCTCGACCTGAACCTCGGCGGCCTCGACGTGTACGTGAACCTCGCCGGCGGCCTGAAGGTCCCTGACCCAGGCCTCGACCTCGCCGTCGCGCTCGCCGTGTACTCCGCCGTGGTCGGCAAGGCCCTCCCGGAGCACGCGGCCGTGTTCGGTGAGGTCGGCCTGGCCGGCGAGGTCCGCACCGTGCAGGGCGCCCTGCGGCGCGCCGAGGAGGCGCGCCGCGCCGGATACCGTCAGCTGATCGTCCCGCCCGGCCTGGACGGCGTGAGCGGCTCGGCCAGCGTCGAGGCGGCCCTCGGGACGCTGTGGCAAACCTCACGCGGGACGGTGCGTTAG
- a CDS encoding PIN/TRAM domain-containing protein, whose product MSFVRALVLLLGLLLGVVLGQFLPSGNGLNHVFGTVSLGLAGLLTGFLLSARIERRAYALIERFGKWYGSLAPRTVAAATVGAVVALLLSVLLNTLLASVPFYSWVWNLLVTLVLGAFFVVFAVRNADTFGAIAWTGQPRRKPGGKLLDTNIIIDGRILDLARAGFIEGELVVPAFVLRELQFLGDHAEPQRRARGKRGLNVLEELRQVTTLRVEDWDAPELSAVDDKLVRLARESGAKLLTNDANLSKIAKLHDIPVLSLHEAAQALRPQLQPGDPLTVNITRAGQQAGQGVAHLDDGTMIVVEDGAKYRNRRVRVIVVNNVQTNVGRMVFAKLDANPVDN is encoded by the coding sequence ATGTCGTTCGTTCGCGCGCTTGTGCTGCTTCTCGGTCTCCTGCTGGGCGTGGTCCTGGGGCAGTTCCTGCCGAGCGGGAACGGGCTGAACCACGTGTTCGGCACGGTCTCGCTCGGCCTGGCGGGCCTGCTCACCGGCTTCCTGCTGTCAGCCCGTATTGAGCGGCGAGCGTACGCACTGATTGAACGGTTCGGCAAATGGTACGGTTCGCTCGCGCCCCGCACAGTCGCGGCCGCCACCGTCGGCGCCGTCGTGGCGCTGCTGCTCAGCGTCCTCCTGAACACCCTGCTCGCCAGCGTGCCCTTCTACTCGTGGGTGTGGAACCTGCTCGTCACCCTGGTGCTCGGGGCGTTCTTCGTGGTGTTCGCCGTGCGCAACGCCGACACCTTCGGCGCGATCGCCTGGACTGGCCAGCCGCGCCGCAAGCCCGGCGGGAAACTGCTCGACACCAACATCATCATCGACGGCCGCATTCTGGACCTCGCCCGCGCGGGGTTCATCGAGGGGGAACTGGTCGTACCCGCGTTCGTGCTGCGCGAACTGCAGTTCCTCGGGGACCACGCCGAACCGCAACGCCGCGCGCGCGGCAAACGCGGCCTGAACGTCCTCGAGGAACTGCGGCAGGTGACGACGCTGCGCGTGGAGGACTGGGACGCGCCCGAACTGAGCGCCGTGGATGACAAGCTCGTGCGTCTCGCGCGGGAAAGCGGCGCGAAGCTCCTCACGAACGACGCGAACCTCAGCAAGATCGCCAAGCTGCATGACATTCCCGTGCTGAGCCTGCATGAGGCCGCGCAGGCCCTCCGCCCGCAGCTGCAGCCCGGCGACCCCCTCACGGTGAACATCACGCGGGCGGGGCAGCAGGCCGGGCAGGGCGTCGCGCACCTCGACGACGGCACCATGATCGTCGTCGAGGACGGCGCGAAGTACCGCAACCGCCGCGTGCGCGTGATCGTCGTGAACAACGTGCAGACGAACGTGGGCCGCATGGTCTTCGCGAAGCTCGACGCGAACCCCGTCGACAACTGA